The following DNA comes from Chthoniobacterales bacterium.
CTCGCCGGCAAGCCGACTGAGGGAAAAATGTCCGAGCTGGAGCTTGCCGTAGATCGAGCACCGGCAAGAAGGCCACGGCCACCGGGCGGGACGCCCGCTGGATGCACGCGAGACGCGTGCGCTCCCGGAGAATCGTCCTTGGGCGAGATGTTCGCCGTTGGGGACGTTTGCGAGTTGTCGTCAAATGGGATGTTACTGCGCATTTTCGGGGACGTAGTCGAGGCCGTCGAGCCAGACGACGGTCATGTCATCGGGTTGGGCGGCGTCGGTTTGGAAGGCGGTGGCGGAGATGTTCGGGTCGGCGCTGCGGGCGCTGATGACTTGTGCGATGTAGGCCGACTGACTGTGCGTTTCCGATTTCTTCGGGATGATGGCGACGAAGAGGACGAGTGCCGTGGCCAAGGACAGCCCGCCGAACCACGCGAGCCGGGGGAAGCTCCAGCCAGGACGGGCGGCGGGCTTTTTGTCGGCGGCCTTGAGTTTTTCCATGAGGCTGTGATTGAAGAAATCCGGGCTCTCCAAAGCGGGCGTGGGCAGGTGAACGCGGAAGAAGGTCTGAAAGAGTGCGGTGTCTTTCTTGGCGTCGAGGGTTTCGCCATGTTCGGCGAGTTCGCGCTCGAAGGCGGTCAGGTCATCGCCGGTGAGGCCATCATCGAGCCAGGCGGTGTAGCGTTCTTCAAAAGTTTTCATAGAGGTCCTTCAGTTGGCTCTGCATCTTTTTGCGGGCGTAAAAGAGGCGCGACATGACGGTGCCGATCTCGCAGCCGACGGCTTCGGCGATCTCGTGGTATTGCAGGCCCTCGATTTCTTTCATGACGAGGACGGCGCGGTGTTCGGCGGAAAGTTTCTCCATGGCCTGCTGGATGCGGACTCCGATTTCTTTCTGGCGGATGTTCTCATCGGGCGACGAGGTGCCGCCGGGAACGGTGCGGGCGCGAACGTCGATGCCCTGGAGTCCGGCCAGCGAGTCGTCGAACTCCGTCTCGACGCGGCCCTGTTTCTTG
Coding sequences within:
- a CDS encoding sigma-70 family RNA polymerase sigma factor; amino-acid sequence: MNKPEPAPSKPELTGSADAAASEANNDPELVRRSQAGDQSAFNELVTRYRQRIYAMAYHMTRNEQDAWDLAQDAFLRAWKSIHRFRGDSSFYTWIYRIVSNVTIDSIRKKQGRVETEFDDSLAGLQGIDVRARTVPGGTSSPDENIRQKEIGVRIQQAMEKLSAEHRAVLVMKEIEGLQYHEIAEAVGCEIGTVMSRLFYARKKMQSQLKDLYENF